From Methanobacterium formicicum:
TGGGTCGGGATAAATCTGCAGGTAAGGATCTTTACCGGATATGGATATCCTTACGACTTCCTTCCTTTCAGGAGGGAGATTTCCTGGCCTATGATGATAACCTGGGGCAGGTAACTGATTTGAATGGTAGAAAAATAATGCTTCTGGATTTGAAGACCCTGGGAAAGATATCCCTATCCTGGCGTGAATACTCCCACCTGGATGTGGTGGCCCGGAAAGAAAATATTAAAACCACCACCGTTACCTCCAAATCCCCTACCCAAATACAGGTACTCCACCCCGAAACCTACCAACCAGTGGATCTGGATATTTTACCAGAGCTGGCCAGTTTAAACATTGGGGATCCAGTGGAAGTGATTGAAATTAAGGGAAAACTCTACATCATCCCCCCAAAAATCGTGTAATAAATTTGACCCTGAGAAAGAATAGATAAAAAAATGGTTGCTTACCCCCCAATGATTTAATAATTTCAAGATCATTAGATTAAATTAGTTAGATAAAATCAATGGAATTTGGTAGATAAATCAATGAATTAAGACCGATTTTAAGAATATTCAAACCAACTAAATTCTCAATAATCAATCCATGATGGTGAAATACAATGAATAAGAATTCAGTGCTAAGTACTATAGAACAAGGAACCCTGGAAGTGATAACTCCAGAAGAACTCGAGGCTAAACTGGAAAAAGACGAAAAAACCGCCTACATTGGATATGAACCATCGGGAAAAGTGCATCTGGGACATGCCATCACCGTTAAAAAGATGATAGACTTGCAGAAGGCAGGTTTCAGGATAAAAATTCTTCTGGCAGACCTTCACGCCTATCTTAATGGTAAAGGGAGTTTAGAAGAGATTGAAGAAATTGCCGAATATAATAAGCGTTGTTTTAGAGCTTTAGGGCTTTCAGAAGATACTGAATTCATTTTAGGTAGTAGTTTTCAGACCAGAGAAGATTACACCATGAATGTTTACCAGTTAGCCCTCTCCACCACTTTAACCCGGGCCCGAAGAAGTATGGCCCAGATAACCCGAAGTGCTGAGGATCATCAGGTGGCCGAGGTTATTTACCCCTTAATGCAAGTGGTGGATATGTTATTTTTAGAGGTGGACCTGGCTGTGGGCGGTATGGAGCAACGAAAAATCCATATGCTGGCCCGGGATAACTTACCCAAGTTAGGGTTCCAGTCACCGGTATGTATTCACACCCCCCTGCTCCACGGTACCGATGGCTCGGACAAGATGTCCTCCAGTAAAGAGAACTTCATTGCCATCGATGATGAACCCGCCATGATCCGGGAAAAGATCAAAAAGAGTTACTGTCCTGCCGGGGAAGTGGAAGGAAATCCTGTTTTGGAAATTGCCCATCACTTCATATTCAGTGAAATGGACACCCTACTTATTGAAAGACCGGAGAAGTTTGGGGGAGATTTAGAATTAAGTCAGGAAGAATTATTAAAAATGTACGGGGCCGGAGATCTGCACCCCCTTGACCTGAAAAATGGAGTTGCGGAGTGTTTGATCCAAGTTTTAGAACCAGTGCGGAATTATCTCCAAATTTAGAACCCTGGCGGATTATCTCCAATAGTTAGAGGAGGAGTCTCCCCTAATTATATGGAAAATTATTAGGAAGTAACTCCCAATAGGGTTAATACTGAATTTAGCTGAATAGGTTAATAATAAATTTAACCGAAATGTGTAAATGTTGATAATGTACCCCAGTATAAGGTTATGATGAATTTAACCAAGAAATGAAAGTTTTAGGTGATACCTATGGAAAAAGATAGACGTATGGAAGATGACCTGCCTGCTGAAGATACAATGCTGTATGAAATGAGAATCCCCGCCGGAATTACCCAAAGTATAGTGGCCGATATTATAACTAAATTCAGTCTGGAATTAAAAAACACAGATGACGGCCCAGTACTGTATGGAACAAAAGAAAACCTTGAAAATGCCCAGGACCACATTGTAAAGGCCCTTAATGAACGTATAAGGGAACTTGAAAATAAGAGTTAGATTTTTTTTTAAAATCTTCAATACATTCCCTTTTATAAATTGTTACTTTCCCTTTTGTAAATTGTTCATTTTTATAAATTGCCCTTTCCGGTCATTATAATTTAATCTGTCCCGATTTCTACCTACCTTTTATTATCCAACCAGGATAAACTACTCTTTTTAAGAACTCCATCTCCAAATTAGAACCATAACCATGTTACGTTGAAAATTTACAGAATTTGGAGTGTTAATAGTCAGATGCACATTCCCAATTTAGGTGCTACTATTCGTTTTATATCTTCATGTACCTTATTTACACCGTTATTGGCATTGACTACCATGAACCCATGCTCTTGAGCCAGTTTAAGATATCTCTGGCGAATAGTTTCCAGAAAAGTTACCTCCTCAAATTTATCCGTGCCCTCACAGCGGGCAATGGCCTTTTCTGTTTCCAGATCCAGGAGTATAACCAGGTCGGGTTCCAGGGCATACTGATTTATTTGAGCTATCCACTCTTCACCATTCTGATAAGCCAGACTGGAGTAGAATGAACGGTCACTAAGAACAATACGACCCGTTTCCTTCTCATTGCGGATGGTATCCATGAGAAGAGTCCGGTCTGCGGCAAATAGTAGTGCTAATGTCCTTTGAAATCCCTCATCCTGAGCCTGGGGGCTTTGAAGCATTTCCCGGATAAGTAGACCCACCGGTGAATCTGTGGGTTCTCTAATGCGAGTTACAGTTAATCCACAGTTTTCAATCCACTGGGCCAGTCTCTCCATTTGCGTGGATTTTCCAGCACCATCAATTCCTTCCAAACAGATGTACATAGCTCTTCCTATCCCCCAGATAATTAATAAAACTTTGGACCACTTGGAAAGATTCCCCCTATCACTGATTTTCACCAATCTTCCCTTTCAAAAACCTTCGTTTCCATCCCCCTGCACCATATATCCCCGGTAATCTTCTCTTTACCCGAACATGGCAGTTGGTCACTTAGACATCATTAATAATCTACATTTGGATGATCCCAAATTACAAACCCAAATTCTCTTATATAGGGAGAAAGTACTAAGGTTTATGGATAGTGGCGATATCATTGGTTTAATACTAGTTTACGCATATGTGATACTTTTACTGGTAATTTCCGAGAAAGTACTCAAGAAATATCCCAATTTCAGTAGAAAATTCCTGCATATCATGGTGGGAAATGTTTTATTTATACTGCCCTTCTTCCAATCCCGATGGGTT
This genomic window contains:
- a CDS encoding tyrosine--tRNA ligase, translating into MNKNSVLSTIEQGTLEVITPEELEAKLEKDEKTAYIGYEPSGKVHLGHAITVKKMIDLQKAGFRIKILLADLHAYLNGKGSLEEIEEIAEYNKRCFRALGLSEDTEFILGSSFQTREDYTMNVYQLALSTTLTRARRSMAQITRSAEDHQVAEVIYPLMQVVDMLFLEVDLAVGGMEQRKIHMLARDNLPKLGFQSPVCIHTPLLHGTDGSDKMSSSKENFIAIDDEPAMIREKIKKSYCPAGEVEGNPVLEIAHHFIFSEMDTLLIERPEKFGGDLELSQEELLKMYGAGDLHPLDLKNGVAECLIQVLEPVRNYLQI
- the tmk gene encoding dTMP kinase — encoded protein: MYICLEGIDGAGKSTQMERLAQWIENCGLTVTRIREPTDSPVGLLIREMLQSPQAQDEGFQRTLALLFAADRTLLMDTIRNEKETGRIVLSDRSFYSSLAYQNGEEWIAQINQYALEPDLVILLDLETEKAIARCEGTDKFEEVTFLETIRQRYLKLAQEHGFMVVNANNGVNKVHEDIKRIVAPKLGMCI